The following coding sequences are from one Panicum hallii strain FIL2 chromosome 5, PHallii_v3.1, whole genome shotgun sequence window:
- the LOC112891400 gene encoding uncharacterized protein LOC112891400: protein MALPAQSAALLAAAVAVAAAAFLLPPSSRLSWTPRGRFADMILANATIYTADDARPFAGAMAVRAGRVLRVGAYESVKELKGRHTHELNLSGNVVLPGFIDSHVHFIDGGLQLARVPLRGVRSREDFISRVKEATRDKHPGQWILGGGWNNDVWGGDFPAASWLDDISPDNPVWLSRMDGHMGIANSLAMKIAGIDRSTNDPIGGAIMRTAEGEPTGLLVDTAMVLMFDVIEKVSTHERREALLRASRHALMRGVTTVVDVGNYFPGVSAEKTWQDFSDVYEWAHSMQKMMIRVCLFFPMPTWARVSDLIGKNGRSLSQWIHLGGVKAFLDGSLGSSSALFHEPYEGDPGNYGLQVTDMDSLLNRTSESDKSGLQVAIHAIGDKANDMLLDMVDKVVDLNGVRDRRFRIEHAQHLAPGAANRFGKQGIIASVQPDHLLDDADSAAKKIGFDRAERSSYTFRSLLAGGAQLAFGSDWPVSDINPLQAIQTAISRKPPGWEVPWIPAERLSLDESLKAHTISAAYACFLDHAVGSLSERKYADFVVLPSTSWDDFAGDLPAHVLATYVSGKLAYP from the exons ATGGCCTTGCCCGCCCAGAGCGCCGCTCTCCTCGCTGCGGCCGTTgccgtagccgccgccgccttcctcctccctccgtCTTCCCGCCTCTCAT GGACGCCGCGGGGCCGCTTCGCCGACATGATCCTGGCCAACGCCACCATCTACACCGCCGACGACGCCCGCCCTTTCGCCGGCGCCATGGCCGTCCGCGCCGGGCGCGTGCTCCGCGTCGGGGCCTACGAATCCGTCAAGGAGCTGAAGGGTCGCCACACGCATGAGTTGAATCTCAGCGGGAACGTCGTGCTGCCGGGGTTCATCGACTCCCATGTGCACTTCATCGATGGCGGCCTGCAG TTAGCGAGGGTGCCACTTCGAGGGGTCAGAAGCAGAGAGGACTTCATCAGCAGAGTCAAGGAAGCTACCAGAG ATAAGCATCCTGGACAGTGGATTTTAGGAGGAGGTTGGAACAATGATGTTTGGGGAGGTGATTTCCCGGCTGCTTCTTGGCTGGACGATATATCACCAGATAATCCA GTCTGGCTCTCACGCATGGATGGTCATATGGGCATAGCCAACTCATTAGCTATGAAGATTGCTGGGATTGACAGGAGCACAAATGATCCAATTGGTGGAGCTATCATGAGAACAGCTGAAGGAG AGCCTACTGGTCTTCTAGTGGATACTGCAATGGTGCTTATGTTTGATGTTATTGAAAAAGTTTCTACCCATGAAAGAAGGGAGGCGCTTCTTAGAGCAAGTAGGCACGCCCTAATGAGGGGGGTGACTACTGTTGTTGATGTTGGAAATTACTTCCCTGGAGTCTCAGCCGAGAAAACATGGCAAGATTTTTCAG ATGTCTATGAGTGGGCTCACTCTATGCAAAAAATGATGATCAGAGTATGCTTATTCTTCCCAATGCCCACATGGGCTCGTGTTTCT GATCTTATCGGTAAAAATGGTCGATCGCTTAGTCAATGGATCCATCTAGGTGGTGTTAAAGCTTTTCTTGATGGTTCTCTGGGTTCTTCAAGTGCATTGTTCCATGAG CCTTATGAGGGTGATCCTGGAAATTATGGTCTTCAAGTGACAGATATGGATAGTCTTCTAAATAGAACTTCAGAATCTGACAAATCTGGACTTCAG GTTGCAATACATGCGATTGGGGATAAAGCTAACGACATGCTGCTAGATATGGTCGACAAGGTTGTTGATTTGAATGGAGTGAGGGACCGTAGATTCCGG ATTGAGCACGCTCAACATCTTGCTCCAGGTGCAGCAAACCGCTTTGGCAAACAAGGTATTATCGCATCGGTGCAG CCAGATCATCTATTAGATGATGCCGACTCTGCCGCAAAGAAGATTGGGTTTGACCGCGCGGAGCGAAGTTCCTATACGTTTCGGTCACTGTTAGCTGGTGGCGCGCAGCTAGCTTTTGGTTCTGACTGGCCT GTTTCAGATATCAATCCCTTACAAGCGATTCAAACCGCAATCTCCCGTAAGCCTCCTGGATGGGAGGTCCCCTGGATCCCTGCAGAACGTTTGTCGCTCGATGAATCGCTGAAAGC GCATACCATATCTGCTGCCTACGCCTGCTTCCTGGACCACGCCGTGGGCAGCCTCTCTGAAAGGAAATACGCCGATTTCGTGGTCCTGCCTTCCACTTCGTGGGACGACTTCGCCGGCGATCTGCCGGCGCACGTCCTGGCCACGTACGTGAGCGGCAAGCTGGCCTACCCGTGA